In Triticum aestivum cultivar Chinese Spring chromosome 5B, IWGSC CS RefSeq v2.1, whole genome shotgun sequence, the following proteins share a genomic window:
- the LOC123116898 gene encoding dehydrin DHN2, whose protein sequence is MEYQGQTGHATDKVEEYGQPVAGHGGATGGPTGTHGAAAAAGTGQLQPTRDDHKTDGVLRRSGSSSSSSSEDDGAGGRRKKGMKEKIKEKLPGGAHKDATGQQHTPAAGEYAGTGTGTHGAEATGEKKGVMDKIKEKLPGGQH, encoded by the exons ATGGAGTACCAGGGGCAGACCGGCCACGCCACCGACAAGGTGGAGGAGTACGGCCAGCCCGTGGCCGGGCACGGAGGCGCCACCGGCGGCCCCACGGGGACgcacggcgccgccgccgccgcgggcaccgGGCAGCTCCAGCCGACCAGGGACGACCACAAGACCGACGGTGTCCTGCGCCGCTCCGGCAGTTCCAGCTCCAGCTCG TCTGAGGACGACGGCGctggcgggaggaggaagaaagggatgaaggagaagatcaaggagaagctCCCCGGCGGAGCCCACAAGGACGCCACCGGGCAGCAGCACACGCCGGCGGCCGGCGAGTACGCCGGGACCGGCACCGGCACGCACGGCGCGGAGGCCACCGGCGAGAAGAAGGGCGTCATGGACAAGATCAAGGAGAAGCTTCCCGGCGGGCAGCACTAA